A genomic segment from Amycolatopsis camponoti encodes:
- a CDS encoding LuxR C-terminal-related transcriptional regulator: MLEGLLTPGAGALYDAMVRTGPLPLDDPRAEGPEMRELFDRGFVRRDYRDDPVIAPMEPVRAVDHAILGAQQQLLEQQRQIVAARQQLDVLQAVYRAANGSGGNAAVEVLTDPRRIGSLSLELCLSAREEFLTFTTRHFKRKPDASTVMRLPEAVTERGVALRNVYERAALEFEGAKEVVDASVAAGWTMRVAPELPMKMVIADRHSALVPLDPSGMEGALFVRSPTIVASLRMLFELVWSQAVAVHGPASQPRHGLTTTQAKVLDLLATGMTDGAIARHLDVSERTVRRHVQGLLEALQADNRVAAVFAATRLGWLG, from the coding sequence ATGCTCGAAGGGCTGCTGACACCCGGCGCCGGCGCGCTGTACGACGCGATGGTGCGCACCGGGCCGCTACCGCTGGACGACCCGCGGGCCGAGGGCCCGGAGATGCGGGAGCTGTTCGACCGCGGGTTCGTGCGCCGCGACTACCGCGACGACCCGGTGATCGCGCCGATGGAGCCGGTGCGCGCGGTCGACCACGCCATTCTCGGCGCGCAGCAGCAGCTGCTGGAGCAGCAGCGGCAGATCGTCGCCGCGCGCCAGCAGCTCGACGTGCTGCAGGCGGTGTACCGGGCGGCGAACGGTTCGGGCGGCAACGCGGCCGTCGAGGTGCTGACCGACCCGCGGCGCATCGGCTCGCTGTCGCTGGAGCTGTGCCTGTCCGCGCGCGAGGAGTTCCTGACGTTCACGACGCGCCACTTCAAGCGCAAGCCGGACGCGAGCACGGTGATGCGGCTGCCGGAGGCGGTGACCGAGCGCGGGGTCGCCTTGCGCAACGTGTACGAGCGCGCGGCGCTGGAGTTCGAGGGCGCGAAAGAGGTCGTCGACGCGAGCGTGGCCGCCGGCTGGACCATGCGCGTGGCGCCGGAGCTGCCGATGAAGATGGTGATCGCGGACCGCCATTCGGCGCTGGTCCCCCTCGACCCGAGCGGCATGGAGGGCGCGCTGTTCGTCCGAAGCCCGACGATCGTGGCGTCGTTGCGGATGCTGTTCGAGCTGGTCTGGAGCCAGGCGGTGGCGGTGCACGGCCCGGCGTCCCAGCCGCGCCACGGGCTGACGACGACCCAGGCGAAGGTCTTGGACCTGCTGGCCACGGGCATGACGGACGGCGCGATCGCCCGCCACCTGGACGTGAGCGAGCGGACGGTCCGCAGGCACGTCCAGGGGTTGCTGGAGGCCCTGCAGGCGGACAACCGGGTGGCGGCGGTCTTCGCGGCGACCCGGCTGGGCTGGCTGGGCTGA
- a CDS encoding DUF5709 domain-containing protein, whose amino-acid sequence MDDDIEDHADEGILDPEDTLDDRDELAEGYSPPERPRGTEEWGTTAREAAEGESWEGRLAREEPDVSDEEGDGLGDSEDSDGELIDDEVGDVRAGRLVATDEGFGADSDEELYASDAGIDGGAASAEEAAVHVIDPSRRW is encoded by the coding sequence ATGGACGACGACATCGAAGACCACGCCGACGAAGGCATCCTGGACCCCGAAGACACTTTGGACGACCGCGACGAGCTGGCGGAGGGTTATTCACCGCCGGAACGCCCGCGGGGCACCGAAGAATGGGGCACCACCGCGCGCGAGGCCGCCGAAGGCGAGAGCTGGGAAGGCCGGCTGGCCCGCGAGGAACCGGACGTCTCGGACGAGGAGGGCGACGGTCTCGGCGACAGCGAGGACTCCGACGGCGAGCTGATCGACGACGAGGTCGGCGACGTCCGCGCGGGCCGCCTGGTGGCGACGGACGAGGGCTTCGGCGCGGACAGCGACGAGGAGCTGTACGCGTCCGACGCGGGCATCGACGGCGGCGCGGCGTCGGCGGAGGAAGCGGCCGTCCACGTGATCGACCCGTCGCGGCGCTGGTGA
- a CDS encoding cyclase family protein: MPMRRRVLAAGLAGVFGAALSGRTAQAAQPATPPVRLDQLNLVNLSHVNDPATTNVFPGDPAFTLETIATIPDDGYYLQFVREGEHTGTHWGAPGHFNTGQPLADDMDPADLFRPAVKIDVRAKAAANPDYGVTIDDLKAWEKRHGRIPDEAVVVLWTGWDAKWGTPAYPNTGADGVLHQPGFSIPAVKWLIDTGRLGRRGGTGTDTFSPDVGTDETYTVSKLVYQRHRISLEILANLKALPTTGAWVLAGGPINRKGAGSTATIFGVLPPGVG; this comes from the coding sequence ATGCCGATGAGACGCAGGGTGCTGGCCGCGGGGCTGGCCGGGGTGTTCGGCGCCGCGCTGTCCGGGCGGACGGCCCAGGCCGCGCAACCGGCGACGCCGCCGGTGCGGCTGGACCAGCTGAACCTGGTCAACCTCTCGCACGTCAACGACCCCGCCACGACCAACGTGTTCCCCGGCGACCCGGCCTTCACGCTGGAAACCATCGCCACGATCCCCGACGACGGCTACTACCTCCAGTTCGTCCGCGAAGGCGAGCACACCGGCACGCACTGGGGCGCGCCCGGCCACTTCAACACCGGTCAGCCGCTGGCCGACGACATGGACCCGGCGGATCTATTCCGGCCCGCGGTGAAGATCGACGTGAGAGCGAAGGCCGCGGCGAACCCCGACTACGGCGTCACCATCGACGACCTCAAGGCGTGGGAGAAGCGCCACGGCCGGATCCCGGACGAGGCCGTCGTCGTGCTCTGGACCGGCTGGGACGCCAAGTGGGGCACCCCGGCCTACCCGAACACGGGCGCGGACGGCGTGCTGCACCAGCCCGGGTTCTCGATCCCGGCGGTCAAGTGGCTGATCGACACGGGACGGCTCGGCCGCCGAGGCGGCACCGGCACCGACACGTTCAGCCCGGACGTCGGCACCGACGAGACGTACACGGTGTCGAAGCTCGTCTACCAGCGGCACCGGATCAGCCTGGAGATCCTGGCGAACCTGAAGGCCCTGCCGACGACCGGGGCGTGGGTGCTGGCGGGCGGCCCGATCAACCGCAAGGGCGCCGGCTCGACGGCGACGATCTTCGGCGTCCTCCCACCCGGCGTGGGCTGA
- a CDS encoding putative bifunctional diguanylate cyclase/phosphodiesterase: MTVRRYPVAALLVFLTVALVVVNGFAFWGDTFALWIDDAMQLSAGVAAVVCGALVARRVRGHQRWWRVLVAVGMAGWSLGQCVWSWYQLVDGRGLPSPSLADVGYLSFPVFALAALFVLARARIRPDRERFQPAQWTAHFGVAVVLDGLIVTGSLFILTWTAALGQLVRATAPDKLTWAVAISYPLSDLVIVVVAVLLVVFDRVDRPYRTNLLLAAVGIVALAASDSVFAYLVSIGAESMKPWSDGGFVLGPLFIAFALLVTPGQRRRDEAGSPGGVDWWQLALPYVPVTAVALLITAQLLAGAGPDGVEVFVGVLVVFLVLARQLLSLLDNRLLLRRVYDGQQQLTHQAYHDPLTGLANRALFADRLDRAVESTDRTLVLIFVDLDDFKEVNDRFGHAGGDVLLHAVAQRLLSCVRAGDTVARLGGDEFAILLEGELDAPQAVADRIQGVLRRPFAVHGTLVPVRASMGLVVPDPAEPLVTSDVLLGRADTSMYAGKRLGKDTTVVYRPSQDGPPDFPSALRRASGGIPEGFGLVFQPIVRLADEVPVAVEALARWSTRDGTVVSPETFVRSAESAGLGAELDALVLDLACREISKAGLDLTVHVNVCASRLGAAALEQSVGSALERYGLPASRLVVEITETVPVPDLAAGAAAIRRLQELGVRVALDDFGAGYSSLTVLHALPVDLIKLDRALTTGVQPERDAALCRSLVGLCADLELDVVAEGIETAEQASLVIAAGCTTAQGYLYGRPAPLSALRLPTIPAAAGRE, encoded by the coding sequence ATGACAGTGCGGCGGTACCCAGTCGCGGCCCTGCTCGTCTTCCTCACGGTGGCCCTGGTCGTGGTCAACGGCTTCGCGTTCTGGGGCGACACCTTCGCCTTGTGGATCGACGACGCCATGCAGCTGAGCGCCGGGGTCGCGGCGGTCGTCTGCGGCGCCCTGGTCGCGCGCCGCGTCCGCGGGCACCAGCGCTGGTGGCGCGTGCTCGTCGCGGTCGGCATGGCCGGCTGGTCGCTCGGCCAGTGCGTCTGGTCGTGGTACCAGCTGGTCGACGGGCGCGGGCTGCCGTCGCCGTCGCTGGCCGACGTCGGCTACCTGAGCTTCCCGGTGTTCGCGCTCGCCGCCCTGTTCGTCCTGGCGCGGGCGCGGATCCGGCCGGACCGCGAACGCTTCCAGCCCGCCCAGTGGACGGCGCACTTCGGCGTCGCGGTGGTGCTCGACGGCCTGATCGTCACCGGCTCGCTGTTCATCCTCACCTGGACCGCGGCGCTCGGGCAGCTGGTGCGGGCCACCGCACCGGACAAGCTGACCTGGGCCGTCGCCATCTCCTACCCGTTGTCGGACCTGGTGATCGTGGTCGTCGCCGTGCTGCTGGTCGTGTTCGACCGGGTGGACCGGCCCTACCGCACGAACCTGCTGCTGGCCGCGGTCGGGATCGTCGCGCTGGCCGCGTCCGACAGCGTGTTCGCCTACCTGGTCAGCATCGGCGCGGAAAGCATGAAGCCGTGGTCGGACGGCGGGTTCGTGCTCGGGCCGCTGTTCATCGCCTTCGCCCTGCTGGTGACGCCCGGCCAGCGGCGGCGCGACGAGGCCGGCTCGCCGGGCGGGGTCGACTGGTGGCAGCTGGCCCTGCCGTACGTCCCGGTGACGGCGGTGGCGCTGCTGATCACGGCGCAGCTGCTGGCGGGCGCCGGGCCGGACGGCGTCGAGGTGTTCGTCGGCGTGCTGGTGGTGTTCCTCGTGCTCGCCCGGCAGCTGCTTTCCTTGCTGGACAACAGGTTGCTGCTGCGCCGGGTCTACGACGGGCAGCAGCAGCTGACCCACCAGGCTTACCACGACCCGCTGACCGGCCTCGCCAACCGCGCGCTGTTCGCCGACCGGCTGGACCGGGCCGTGGAGTCCACCGATCGCACCCTCGTGCTGATCTTCGTCGACCTGGACGACTTCAAGGAGGTCAACGACCGGTTCGGGCACGCCGGCGGCGACGTCCTGCTGCACGCCGTCGCCCAGCGGCTGCTGAGCTGCGTGCGCGCGGGCGACACGGTCGCGCGCCTGGGCGGCGACGAGTTCGCGATCCTCCTGGAAGGCGAGCTGGACGCGCCGCAGGCGGTCGCCGACCGGATCCAGGGCGTGTTGCGGCGGCCGTTCGCGGTGCACGGCACGCTCGTCCCGGTCCGCGCGAGCATGGGCCTGGTGGTGCCGGACCCGGCCGAGCCGCTGGTGACGTCGGACGTGCTGCTGGGCCGCGCGGACACGTCGATGTACGCGGGCAAGCGGCTGGGCAAGGACACGACCGTCGTCTACCGGCCGTCGCAGGACGGCCCGCCGGACTTCCCGTCGGCCCTGCGCCGGGCTTCCGGCGGTATCCCGGAAGGCTTCGGCCTGGTGTTCCAGCCGATCGTCCGGCTGGCCGACGAGGTCCCGGTGGCGGTGGAGGCGCTGGCCCGCTGGAGCACGCGCGACGGGACGGTGGTGTCGCCGGAGACGTTCGTCCGCTCGGCCGAAAGCGCCGGCCTCGGCGCCGAACTGGACGCGCTGGTGCTGGACCTCGCGTGCCGGGAGATCAGCAAGGCCGGGCTGGACCTGACGGTGCACGTGAACGTGTGCGCGAGCCGCCTCGGCGCGGCGGCGCTGGAGCAGAGCGTCGGATCCGCGCTGGAACGCTACGGGCTGCCGGCGTCCCGGCTGGTCGTCGAGATCACCGAGACGGTGCCGGTGCCGGACCTGGCGGCGGGAGCGGCGGCGATCCGGCGGTTGCAGGAGCTGGGCGTGCGGGTGGCGCTGGACGACTTCGGCGCGGGGTACAGCTCGCTGACGGTCCTGCACGCGCTGCCGGTCGACCTGATCAAGCTGGACCGGGCGCTGACGACGGGAGTCCAGCCCGAGCGGGACGCGGCGCTGTGCCGGTCGCTGGTCGGGCTGTGCGCGGACCTGGAGCTGGACGTGGTCGCGGAGGGGATCGAGACGGCCGAGCAGGCGTCGCTGGTCATCGCGGCGGGGTGCACCACGGCGCAGGGCTACCTGTACGGCCGCCCCGCGCCGCTTTCGGCACTGCGCCTGCCGACGATCCCCGCCGCGGCTGGTCGTGAGTGA
- a CDS encoding SDR family NAD(P)-dependent oxidoreductase codes for MSKILLTTVQTPVMLGADRLEEEMSMGRHDLSGRAALVTGGAGGLGAEMAAALAEAGAAVVIADVREDQGRATADALKQTGAAAVFVRLDVTDDASWERAVGETIAELGGLDIVVANAGVEISGLIADLDPAGLRRMLDVNVLGTALAVKHAFRAMRPGGPAGKGGAVVTVASVDATVGGAGYSATKSAVDRLTRVAAMEAGKLGYDVRVNCLYPGPGPTGTGPRPALGEVTDLAGAVVFLASDAARFVTGAGLPVDGDLGP; via the coding sequence GTGTCCAAGATACTCTTGACGACCGTCCAGACCCCGGTGATGCTGGGCGCCGACCGGCTCGAGGAGGAGATGTCGATGGGGCGGCACGACCTGTCCGGGCGCGCGGCGCTGGTCACCGGCGGCGCCGGGGGTCTCGGCGCCGAAATGGCCGCGGCGCTGGCCGAAGCCGGGGCCGCGGTGGTGATCGCCGATGTCCGGGAGGACCAGGGCCGCGCGACGGCGGACGCGCTCAAGCAGACCGGCGCCGCCGCTGTCTTCGTCCGGCTCGACGTCACCGACGACGCGAGCTGGGAGCGGGCCGTCGGCGAAACCATCGCCGAACTCGGCGGCCTGGACATCGTGGTCGCCAACGCCGGCGTCGAGATCTCCGGCCTGATCGCCGACCTCGACCCGGCCGGCCTCCGGCGGATGCTCGACGTCAACGTCCTCGGCACCGCGCTCGCCGTCAAGCACGCGTTCCGCGCGATGCGCCCGGGCGGCCCGGCCGGGAAGGGCGGCGCGGTCGTCACCGTCGCGTCGGTCGACGCGACCGTCGGCGGCGCCGGCTACTCCGCGACGAAGTCCGCGGTCGACCGGCTGACCCGGGTGGCCGCCATGGAAGCCGGGAAGCTCGGCTACGACGTGCGCGTCAACTGCCTCTACCCCGGGCCGGGACCCACCGGAACGGGCCCGCGGCCCGCCCTCGGCGAGGTCACCGACCTGGCCGGCGCCGTCGTGTTCCTCGCCTCCGACGCCGCCCGCTTCGTCACCGGCGCCGGCCTGCCGGTCGACGGCGACCTGGGTCCGTGA
- a CDS encoding TetR/AcrR family transcriptional regulator, with protein sequence MTEAKERTRDRISRRGVDKFADRRAQLAESALRTLAELGYARTSLREIAQNSAFSHGVLHYYFADKVDLLTHCVRQFEEVCVTRYDELVARARTAAELERDFAAAMAATLRADAKMHRLWYDLRNQSLFEESFRADVLEIDRRREEMIHHVVARYAELAAVPVVVPQAVAYAVLDGLFQQALLRHLAGEEEAAAELERAVPSVLTRIVAA encoded by the coding sequence GTGACAGAGGCGAAGGAGCGGACCCGGGACCGGATCTCGCGCCGCGGGGTGGACAAGTTCGCCGACCGGCGGGCCCAGCTCGCCGAGTCGGCGCTGCGGACGCTGGCCGAGCTCGGCTACGCGCGCACCAGCCTGCGGGAGATCGCGCAGAACTCGGCGTTCTCGCACGGCGTGCTGCACTACTACTTCGCCGACAAGGTCGACTTGCTGACCCACTGCGTGCGGCAGTTCGAGGAAGTGTGCGTCACCCGGTACGACGAGCTCGTCGCCCGCGCGCGGACGGCGGCCGAGCTGGAGCGCGACTTCGCGGCGGCGATGGCCGCGACGCTGCGCGCGGACGCCAAGATGCACCGGCTCTGGTACGACCTGCGCAACCAGAGCCTGTTCGAGGAGTCCTTCCGCGCCGACGTGCTCGAGATCGACCGGCGCCGCGAGGAGATGATCCACCACGTCGTCGCGCGCTACGCCGAGCTGGCCGCCGTGCCGGTCGTCGTGCCGCAGGCCGTCGCGTACGCGGTGCTCGACGGCCTCTTCCAGCAGGCGCTGCTCCGGCACCTGGCCGGCGAAGAGGAAGCCGCGGCCGAGCTCGAACGGGCCGTCCCCTCGGTGCTGACGCGCATCGTGGCGGCCTGA
- the shbA gene encoding RNA polymerase sigma factor ShbA — translation MMAETAVEGYVVLDELPRPDGKLTKEQLDPVVAAARTGDPDAIQALLRLIKPTVTRYCRARIGGRDLSYLSADDVAQEVCLAVLKVLPGYQDRGGSFLYLVRAIAANKVADAFRSVARDRSKPVSELPDRPLGGNEPESHVLDMDLGARLGRLMATLPPLHQEILTLRIVVGLSANETADALGISAGNVRITQYRALTKLRGMIPAGGL, via the coding sequence ATGATGGCGGAGACGGCGGTCGAAGGCTACGTCGTGCTCGACGAGCTGCCGCGTCCGGACGGCAAGCTGACGAAGGAGCAGCTCGACCCGGTCGTGGCGGCGGCGCGCACCGGCGACCCGGACGCGATCCAGGCGCTGTTGCGGCTGATCAAGCCGACGGTCACGCGCTACTGCCGCGCCCGGATCGGCGGGCGCGACCTGTCGTACCTGTCGGCCGACGACGTCGCGCAGGAGGTCTGCCTGGCCGTGCTGAAGGTGCTGCCCGGCTACCAGGACCGCGGCGGCTCGTTCCTGTATCTGGTGCGCGCCATCGCCGCGAACAAGGTCGCCGACGCGTTCCGCTCGGTGGCGCGCGACCGGTCGAAGCCCGTGTCGGAGCTGCCGGACCGGCCGCTGGGCGGCAACGAGCCGGAGAGCCACGTGCTGGACATGGACCTCGGGGCCCGGCTGGGCCGGCTGATGGCGACGCTGCCGCCGCTGCACCAGGAGATCCTGACCCTGCGGATCGTCGTCGGCCTGTCGGCGAACGAGACGGCGGACGCGCTCGGCATCTCCGCCGGCAACGTCCGCATCACGCAGTACCGCGCGCTGACGAAGCTGCGCGGGATGATCCCCGCCGGCGGTCTCTGA
- a CDS encoding cupin domain-containing protein, with the protein MSDSENFEGRDVGSGISVIRESSDVVGSGPRLHRHPYAETFVIIRGRARFTIGAEERDGGAGDVLVVPAGTAHKFAVLGPGVYEAVHIHESDHFITEWLE; encoded by the coding sequence GTGAGCGACAGCGAGAACTTCGAAGGACGCGACGTCGGGTCCGGGATCTCCGTCATCCGCGAAAGCAGCGACGTCGTCGGCTCCGGGCCGCGCCTGCACCGGCACCCGTACGCCGAGACGTTCGTCATCATCCGGGGACGGGCCCGGTTCACCATCGGTGCCGAGGAGCGCGACGGCGGCGCCGGGGACGTGCTGGTCGTCCCGGCCGGCACCGCGCACAAGTTCGCGGTGCTCGGCCCCGGCGTCTACGAGGCCGTGCACATCCACGAGAGCGACCACTTCATCACCGAATGGCTGGAGTGA
- a CDS encoding sigma-70 family RNA polymerase sigma factor has translation MTTAVEAPERLLVAARPLVVRYCRARLDAGLADDVAQEVCIAVLRAFPRRPPERSLPAFVCGIARQHVGLARKAAARPHDEPVAEIPDEADPSMDPEHHALQRELGERMGKLLRVLPEKQREIVVLRVVVGLSAEETADVVGSTAGAVRVAQHRALGQLRKAVVG, from the coding sequence ATGACCACCGCAGTGGAAGCTCCGGAGCGGCTGCTGGTCGCGGCACGGCCGCTCGTCGTGCGCTACTGCCGCGCGCGGCTCGACGCGGGACTGGCCGACGACGTCGCTCAGGAGGTCTGCATCGCGGTCCTCCGCGCGTTTCCCCGGCGGCCACCGGAACGGTCGCTTCCCGCGTTCGTGTGCGGCATCGCCCGGCAGCACGTCGGCCTCGCCCGCAAGGCCGCCGCGCGACCGCACGACGAACCGGTGGCCGAGATCCCCGACGAGGCCGACCCCTCGATGGACCCCGAGCACCACGCGCTGCAGCGCGAACTGGGCGAGCGCATGGGCAAGCTGCTGCGGGTGCTGCCGGAGAAGCAACGGGAGATCGTGGTCCTGCGCGTGGTCGTCGGCCTCTCCGCGGAGGAAACCGCCGACGTGGTCGGCTCGACGGCGGGCGCGGTCCGCGTGGCCCAGCACCGGGCCCTCGGCCAGCTGAGGAAGGCCGTCGTGGGCTGA
- a CDS encoding VOC family protein: MTFGLHHVQLAIEPGSEDRCRAFYTGVLGLTEIPKPPALAGRGGLWLQAGGLELHLGVEPGFRPARKAHPGILADDLDALAERLHEHGVAVEWDDGFPGHRRFYTHDPLGNRLEFLTPA, translated from the coding sequence ATGACCTTCGGCCTGCACCACGTCCAGCTGGCCATCGAACCGGGCAGCGAAGACCGTTGCCGCGCCTTCTACACCGGCGTCCTCGGCCTGACGGAGATCCCGAAGCCGCCCGCGCTCGCCGGGCGCGGCGGGCTCTGGCTGCAGGCCGGCGGCCTCGAACTCCACCTCGGCGTCGAGCCGGGCTTCAGGCCCGCCCGCAAGGCCCACCCGGGCATCCTCGCCGACGACCTCGACGCACTGGCGGAACGTCTCCACGAGCACGGCGTGGCCGTCGAATGGGACGACGGCTTCCCCGGCCACCGCCGCTTCTACACCCACGACCCGCTCGGCAACCGGCTGGAGTTCCTGACGCCGGCGTGA
- a CDS encoding TetR/AcrR family transcriptional regulator, producing the protein MRADAEQNRERILEVARVALKASSAASLQSIAKAAGVGQGTLYRHFPTREALLLAVYRHDVEELIDVAPALLAEHPPAEALRQWFERLAAYGRIKHGVGEAVEAATRADLSGEYYAPTCAAITLLLDAGKRAGTLRPDVDAEDILQLVGFLWRTDFGADREARTAHLLTLVLDGLKPQ; encoded by the coding sequence ATGCGAGCCGACGCCGAGCAGAACCGTGAGCGGATCCTCGAGGTCGCGCGCGTCGCGCTCAAGGCGTCGAGCGCGGCCTCGCTGCAGTCGATCGCGAAGGCGGCGGGCGTCGGCCAGGGCACGCTCTACCGGCACTTCCCCACGCGTGAAGCGCTGCTGCTGGCCGTCTACCGCCACGACGTCGAGGAACTGATCGACGTGGCCCCGGCGCTGCTGGCCGAGCACCCGCCGGCCGAAGCGCTGCGACAGTGGTTCGAGCGGCTCGCGGCGTACGGCCGGATCAAGCACGGCGTCGGCGAAGCGGTCGAAGCCGCGACGCGCGCCGATCTCTCGGGGGAGTACTACGCGCCGACGTGCGCGGCGATCACGCTCCTGCTGGACGCGGGGAAGCGGGCCGGGACACTGCGGCCGGACGTCGATGCCGAAGATATCCTGCAGCTCGTGGGTTTCCTCTGGCGCACCGATTTCGGGGCCGATCGGGAAGCGCGCACGGCGCATTTGCTGACGCTGGTCCTGGACGGCCTGAAACCGCAGTGA
- a CDS encoding RNA-binding S4 domain-containing protein, with protein MDRWLWAVRLTKTRPDAAAACRGGHVRVNDKPAKPATTVVPGDEVRLRIAGTTRILDVVRVIQKRVGAADAATCFVDRTPKPPPETAIPVARRDRGAGRPTKRERRVLDAFRQQDL; from the coding sequence GTGGACCGCTGGCTTTGGGCGGTCCGGCTGACCAAGACCCGCCCGGACGCCGCGGCGGCGTGCCGGGGCGGTCACGTGCGCGTCAACGACAAGCCGGCGAAGCCCGCGACGACCGTCGTGCCGGGCGACGAAGTCCGCCTGCGCATCGCCGGGACGACCAGGATCCTCGACGTGGTACGGGTGATCCAGAAACGCGTGGGCGCGGCGGACGCGGCGACGTGCTTCGTGGACCGGACGCCGAAGCCGCCTCCGGAGACCGCGATCCCGGTCGCCCGGCGCGACCGCGGCGCCGGCCGGCCGACCAAAAGGGAGCGTCGCGTGCTGGACGCGTTCCGGCAGCAGGACCTCTGA
- a CDS encoding GMC oxidoreductase: MAAAAVGSQAAARAASATIADAARVPALVIGSGYGGQVTALRLAEAGIDVQMVEMGMAWDTPGSDGKIFANTTTPDQRSFWLRTRTKQPLSNFLGFPIDKDIPKYTGILDAEEFSGITVYQGRGVGGGSLVNGGMAVTPKRENFGAILPTVNADEMYGTYYPRANSGLGVGLIDPAWFDSAECYQYARVGRKQAQRSGFPFVFVPDVYDWNYMKQEQANTVPRSALAGEILYGNNYGKKSLQKTYLPRIKATGRVTISPLHRVTSVTPASGGGYTVVMDQLNTTGGVTATKSVTADKVFFAAGSVGTSKLLVKLKSTGALPNLNGEVGKGWGDNGNVMVGRANQIWDPTGSLQSSIPCGGIDNWAAGGAFAEVAPLPTGIETWASFYLSITKNPNRAQFTYNPATQNVDLNWQTAWKQPGIDMAKSIFDKINAKEGTIYRTDLFGVYKIWGDHLTYHPLGGAVLGKATDNYGRLAGYQGLYAIDGSLIPGNTSVNPFVTITALAERNIEKIIATDF, translated from the coding sequence TTGGCGGCCGCAGCAGTGGGGAGCCAGGCCGCCGCCAGAGCCGCGTCCGCCACGATCGCCGACGCGGCGCGCGTGCCCGCCCTCGTGATCGGCTCGGGCTACGGCGGCCAGGTCACCGCGCTGCGGCTCGCCGAAGCCGGCATCGACGTGCAGATGGTCGAAATGGGCATGGCCTGGGACACGCCCGGCTCCGACGGCAAGATCTTCGCCAACACGACCACCCCGGACCAGCGCTCGTTCTGGTTGCGCACCAGGACGAAGCAGCCGCTGTCCAACTTCCTCGGGTTCCCGATCGACAAGGACATCCCCAAGTACACGGGCATCCTCGACGCCGAGGAGTTCAGCGGGATCACCGTGTACCAGGGCCGCGGCGTCGGCGGCGGCTCGCTCGTCAACGGCGGCATGGCCGTCACGCCGAAGCGGGAGAACTTCGGCGCGATCCTCCCGACGGTCAACGCCGACGAGATGTACGGCACCTACTACCCGCGCGCCAACTCCGGGCTCGGCGTCGGCCTGATCGACCCGGCCTGGTTCGACTCCGCCGAGTGCTACCAGTACGCGCGCGTCGGCCGGAAGCAGGCGCAGCGGTCCGGGTTCCCGTTCGTGTTCGTGCCGGACGTGTACGACTGGAACTACATGAAGCAGGAACAGGCCAACACCGTGCCGCGCTCGGCGCTGGCCGGGGAAATCCTGTACGGCAACAACTACGGCAAGAAGTCCCTGCAGAAGACCTACCTCCCGAGGATCAAGGCGACCGGCCGCGTCACCATCTCGCCGCTGCACCGCGTGACGTCCGTGACGCCCGCGTCCGGCGGCGGCTACACGGTCGTCATGGACCAGCTGAACACCACCGGCGGGGTGACGGCGACGAAGTCCGTCACGGCGGACAAGGTGTTCTTCGCCGCGGGCAGCGTCGGCACGAGCAAGCTGCTGGTGAAGCTGAAGTCCACCGGCGCGCTGCCGAACCTGAACGGCGAGGTCGGGAAGGGCTGGGGCGACAACGGGAACGTGATGGTCGGGCGGGCCAACCAGATCTGGGACCCGACCGGCAGCCTCCAGTCGTCGATCCCCTGCGGCGGCATCGACAACTGGGCCGCGGGCGGCGCGTTCGCCGAAGTGGCGCCGCTGCCGACCGGGATCGAGACGTGGGCGTCGTTCTACCTGTCGATCACGAAGAACCCGAACCGCGCGCAGTTCACCTACAACCCGGCGACGCAGAACGTCGACCTCAACTGGCAGACGGCGTGGAAGCAGCCGGGGATCGACATGGCGAAGTCCATCTTCGACAAGATCAACGCGAAGGAGGGGACGATCTACCGCACGGATCTCTTCGGCGTGTACAAGATCTGGGGCGACCACCTGACGTACCACCCGCTCGGCGGCGCGGTGCTCGGCAAGGCGACCGACAACTACGGCAGGCTGGCCGGGTACCAGGGCCTGTACGCGATCGACGGGTCCCTGATCCCGGGCAACACGAGCGTCAACCCGTTCGTCACCATTACGGCGCTGGCCGAACGGAACATCGAAAAGATCATCGCGACGGACTTCTAG